AATTGGAGAGTGTGATTGTAATTAATTCAATTTGAAAAGGGTCGTACTACATTGAAGTTtccaaaagaaattttaaaatccgaattcaccccctctcttgggggtacaccttacttctcataGCTAATAACTAATTCATAACTACAATTCTTTCTTTACTCTCTATGTTTCAATATTCTTATAAGCTGAAGTTTTCAATCAAAAAAACTAATAAACCATATTTTGTCCAACAATTTACAATAATGGTGAGTCAATGGTAGTGAATTTAACCATGTTATAAAATAGATGAAAATAAagtattaaaattaattaattatatttaaagtgAATGAAAACATATGTGGTTGTCCAATTGCTAATATGTCTATATTTGGATATGATGATGTCCAGACAATTTTGAGATATGACCAATCATTAGGATATCTTCACTTAAATATCAAGGTCTTATTTCAATTGGAACACTGCAGCTCCGGAAATTCGAGTTCTAGTCTAATGAGGAAAGCCATGAATTGCCTAATTGATAAACCCTTGTGGAAAAAGAAGTAAGTTCATTTTTATACTTTTTGTAGTAGGTAGAGGGTGGTGTTTGGTTAACATATTGAACTGCTTTTGTTGTTCTGATTTAAGCTCTTTTAAGCCAGTGAAATAGTTTTACAATCCCATCGACGGAGATGATAGCTAAGCTAAGATGTGATGTCATGCAGTTGTCATGGACATTTGAGAAGGAAGGCACTAAGTTAGAGTGGCGTTGGAAGTGTCAACCATCGGCTGATGGTCAAAAAACTACAGCAGAGATCTTGGACTTTCTTATGGATGCAAACATAAGGCTAAGTGTAAGATTTTTGCATTGTTGTTTTCTTTGGAAATGACGATGCTAATAGACTTCCTCTCTCACTGTGACTTCTTTGTCACACAAACAGGAAGAAGTTGTTAGGAAGACCAAATCATTTGAGAGCCTAAAGGTGGAAGCTGAAAAGTGTTTAGCACAAAGTGAGAAATTCAGTGACGAGAAGACTGAATTTGAATCTGCAATCTATGCAAAGGTgtgtatttttttgtttttgttttcatgtGTGACATTACCGAGGTTGGAGCAGTGGTCATCATATTTTCATCTCCTACCATATATTTCATCTGCAAATTAACTTGTTACTGTTAGTAATTGTCAGAATCAGACATATGCTTATTGCAGGTTGTGCCCCGTGACGCCTTTAATGATATATATTTACTTCTTAGCTGGTACACTCTTCTTGTGAGATGCTGTTAGATTACATGCTTTAAGTTTAGGAAACCCCTTTCTGTCTCCAATTTGACAAAACACTTAATTCTTTCTTGGGACGGGAAGCTGATTAATGTCAAATAGGATTTTTCCTCCATCAGATAGGTATCATATGCCTCAGTGTCCATATGCCCTATATTTGTGTAATGTCAAGCGCTGCATTATAAGGATGCATTTGAGGGTAACTGTTCAAGAGATAGAAGTGATTtctgaaatttatgttttcttaATTTGAAAACTGTGCTTTGGAAGATTGGTTAGATACAGTCAGGCTTCCCAAATTACATAGCTGCTTTCTAAAGTTTCTTGCACTTAAATTCTACCAATGTTTTTACTCATTTgtacttttctaatttttagtttgaAGTTTGAACAATTCGGTTATGCTTCTTGTATGTAAATACTAGAGGAGATTCAATTTATATCTGCTGTggtttattttttgtatttttttttttgaattttcttttctaTGTGGACTTCTTGTCTTCTGCCTTAGAgctttatatatttttctttctttaataaaatattattttctataaaaaaacTATATATTTTATGTAATAGTGTCTACAGTAGGGATAATTTGCCCTTTTCTGCCACTAGTTTCTTGGGGTCCTGAATTCAAAGAAAGCAAAACTCAGAGAGCTTCGGGACCAGCTTTCGAAACAGAAAACCTTGGGGAAGTTGCCAGAAGATGAGGAAGAGTCAACAGACAAAACCATAAGTTTTGATGATGAAAGTGATGAGGAGAGGCATGTGGAAGAAGATGCTAAGACTTCTGTTGGCACTTCAAGGGATGTTCCAGCAAGTAGGCCTCGCCGTTGGAAAAGGAGTTCACGCCAATAGACATGTCACTAGCAAATTAACTCTGTCGTATATTAGGCAAGCCCTTCCTTTCTAATGATCTGAGATTAACGTACTACACGTAAAATTACTTTTGAGTATATTTTATATCAAGCTCTATTTTTAATGCATAAAATATAATTAgttaatggaatttttttttggtttgctaTTTTCTAAACATAATTGTTAAACTACAAAGTTAAATATGTGAGAGCAATGTTAtacttttgagaaaataatttttaaattagaatGAAAATAATCCAATAGGATGAAATAAGttatttacatttaaaaaaaaaaaattagaaatactgttttaaataaaaaattgaacaaataagaaaaattggttcgtatttttcaaaaatattataaatatctatttttaaaaaaaaaaaataaaatcttaaaaatttttaaaatatattttggtCTGGGCTTTTCATGATTACATGTCTTTTGCACAAGTAGATGACTACTTAAAAAAGAATAATTGTTAGCTTGAGAAGTTTAAAATAtgtaacaaatatatatatatatatatatatgtattttgtgaatttcaaattaaaataaaaatatcttatTGAAAAAACATGagttgtatttaaaaaaaaaaatgtaaataaagaaaataattggTTGATAGAAACTCCATGTTTGCAATAGACAGAAAATGCATGAGATAATTAAGCAAGTAAAGGGACATGCACTCCTAATTTTATGACCTTTTAACATATATGTTAAaagatttctttttaaaaatctGTTATTTTTCTTGTTTACTGTTGAATAAAGTATAATTGCAAATAGTTTGTATACCCAGAATACATGTGAACTGAAATTCCTCCTGCCATTTCAGTTTTGTTCCCCCGTCGCTTTGGCCACCATTGAAGATGTAAAGTGATTGATAGCAACGAATCATCTTGACATGTTGATCTCAATATTGTTGCAACTCTAGTTCAGgtatagtttttattttatttatttataattattttttgctAACTGAATCACAGAAGAAGTGATGTGTTATTTCTTTAGGTAGTTGGTGCCTTTTCAGTGCTTACTTCAATTCCTTTATCTTTATTTGTTACTTTAGGGTGTGTTTAGATGTTTCACAAATGAATGGCTATATTGCTTTTGCATTACCTCTCAATGTAAAGTTTTATTGGATTAAATGAAGTCATTTTGGAAAATGGTCACCACATCACTAATGATGCTGAGATTTGTTTGCTTTGTATTTTAGAAAATACTCTGATGATCCTATTCCATCTGCTAAGgttcaatattttcttcaatgtttCTATCCTTGAAGATTGTTTTTCACTGCAGATGCTAATAGAATGCAGTGGTGCTTTCAAACagtggaggatgcccaaaatTCTATTAGTGCTTTTCCttgcatgaatttttttttttttttgtatggaaAAACCTAACTGATATTCTTGTCATATTAAATATAAATCCATCATTGCAACTAATTGATctcaatttattttatatttttatgcttCAATTCAGATTTAATGTTTGGTACACAAGCCATGTAGAATTTTAAAGTTTAAGAGTTTGGAGTTGTGTTTCGTATCATAAAGATACCTTCTGTGAGTCCATGATATGGATGGGGAGTAATGGTTTTTAAGAAATATAAAAGGGTGTCTTGAGTGGCACAACTAGCCCTTGCTTTGTTAGTTGTGGCCTTTTTAATAGATTTTGGTAGATTTCTATCAATtgtgataaaataaaaaaaaaggatgtGCGAAGCTTATGTAGTCGATGATATGCATTAGTGTGGAAGGGCTATATGATTTAAAAGTTTGGCATTTTCCTTTAATAATTGCATGTGTCTAAAGAACTTCCTATAGAACGATTTGTGTAGGCAATTACTTAGATGattatctttctttttttattattattttaaaaaaatctcaatcatagtgatctgacaagtTTTATGCTAGCTGTTAGTTACCTAATGCAGCCCTCCTCctttaaggcttggtttttggTTGTTTTAAAAAATCTCAATACACAACATTGTATGCGCTCTACTAGCACATTTATGAAGTCTTGTTTCCTTAACTAGCTTGGCAGTTCATGCAGGTACCACAGATTCCAAGATTTTCAGATTAAACATTTTATTGCTTCCTATTCTGTTGTCGTAGTTTTCATCTTGTTTGGATTTGTTCTTTTTACTCATTCCATGTTAAACCATGACAACAATTGGGGATGCTGAACCATGACCATCCACAATTGCCTTCATTACCATGGTTTTCGGATGTACCACAATTCTTTATGTTTGTTCCTACTTCTCCACCTGCCATGAACTCTCCACACTCATGCATGGCATTTCCTCCTATTTCTGCTGCTTGGTTCTTCAAACACATAGTAATTGTAGTTGCAATACCCCATTCCCCCTACCTCCAGCTCCTTTTGGTCACCCTTCTTATTCATCTTCTATAGGTGATCACCATTATCATCATTCTCCTGCAACACCTCTTCTTCATTATTATCATTTTAGttataacaattattattattattattatgcatgTGTTGTCTATCATCTGCAGGCAGGGCTAATTAAAATGTGAGGATGGAATAACGGCCAATGACTTAAGCATGATGGTGTGTTTGGTTCCTGTGATTTTGGCGATTACCTGCTCTCTTGAGTACCCTTTGAAAGTaggaaacaaaaatgaaaacggAGTGGGGAAATGAAAATTGGTTTTTAGACCAAATGTGGGTCTTAAATTAATAACTATATTTATAGACATAAAAGAAGGTAGAAAGTTGTATTTTTCGCGGACGTAAAATAAGGGGGATTGGGTTGCTTGTTTTGCTGGCACTGAAGGGTGTTTTTTTGTTTCTGTGAAGAATTTTGcaccccctcccccctttttcttggttttctaaattCCTATGCTATCGGTCGCTTTTGTGCCTCTGCTTTTATTATTCCCTTGTATTTTCTCTGTTATTTTTTTCTGTAAATTCAATAAAATCTTGATGGATCTCCAATATCATTTGTTTTGCTTTATGTGGTGCTATGTTTTAtacttatctctctctctctctctctctctctctctctctctctctctctctctctctctcagtttgCAGGATGATCATGCATGATCAGCCCTTCATGGAATCAGCTGGATTTGGCTCAGCCCAGCTCTCATGTTGATGGACTAGTAATTTGTAGTGACTCGACCTCATACTTGTTATTTAGTTGATATTTGATAGAAAGCATGGGCTTTGAGGTTTTAGTTGTATTTCAGATATCAATTTTCATGACTTCCAATGGATCTAATACTACTAGAATTATTGCATGTAAAATTTGTGCACCTAATCAGAGTTTTTCCTTTCATTATTTATATGAATATGACTGTATTTTTATGGCATATGTTATTTTATTTCGAGCTATACAATATGTGCATTATTCTTCCCaaaattattcttttcatttattatttcattCTAACATCTTTTGACGAGATTATGCTCTCCACTCGTTATATGCTTCTAAAGACATAATTAATTTTGTCACAAATTCATTGGTTGTTTGTGATAATGTTAATTGATGGCAAAGCAT
This region of Malania oleifera isolate guangnan ecotype guangnan chromosome 10, ASM2987363v1, whole genome shotgun sequence genomic DNA includes:
- the LOC131165889 gene encoding DNA repair protein XRCC4, translating into MDSPRRTCLKLQIPTESEPHPTHQPIFVKGTWFPTHFHLSITDGLHAWSCHASEAEVRERAAQWDQPVSDYVNLAERYLGFQQPGSAYGFADAGDGHRRLSWTFEKEGTKLEWRWKCQPSADGQKTTAEILDFLMDANIRLSEEVVRKTKSFESLKVEAEKCLAQSEKFSDEKTEFESAIYAKFLGVLNSKKAKLRELRDQLSKQKTLGKLPEDEEESTDKTISFDDESDEERHVEEDAKTSVGTSRDVPASRPRRWKRSSRQ